A single window of Aquarana catesbeiana isolate 2022-GZ linkage group LG10, ASM4218655v1, whole genome shotgun sequence DNA harbors:
- the LOC141110361 gene encoding uncharacterized protein isoform X2 yields the protein MDCENRNSLSQTVEKLEETPKDMKAFTFKNTGEEGDINHVGEEAVIFEDSDVGKPDEGNSNEGDGEPHIDNIPDEIGEPAKELVDVVAGEPTVGMDAEKDDEFGAYVGEPVEEESSNSMQAPEKDNSIESLKLTDNADHSVNGEEIQKANDKPVEGDSSNSMQEFEKEPSNECLKVTDNENCSVNEEKILKGCGEPVEEDNDQSMQEVKEDISNECLKVTDNKCCSVNEKQILKSSGEQVEEHSSNSMQPVEKDNSAECVKVTNNDDRSVNEEEFPKACGEPVNEESSNSLQEVKEENSTECLKVIDNEECSVNEEEFPKACGEQVNEESSNSMQEVKEENSTECLKVIDNEECSVNEEEFPKACGEQVNEECSNSMQEVKEENSTECLKVIDNEECSVNEEFPKACGEQVNEESSNSMQEVKEENSTECLKVIDNEDRSINEEEFPKACGEQVNEESSNSMQEVKEENSTECLKVIDNEECSVNEEEFPKACGEQVNEESSNSMQEVKEENSTECLKVIDNEECSVNEEEFPKACGEQVNEESSNSMQEVKEENSTECLKVIDNEECSVNEEFPKACGEQVNEESSNSMQEVKEENSTECLKVINNEECSVNEEEFPKACGEQVNEESSNSMQEVKEENSTECLKVIDNEECSVNEEFPKACGEQVNEESSNSMQEVKEENSTECLKVIDNEECSVNEEEFPKACGEQVNEESSNSMQEVKEENSTECLKVIDNEDRSINEEEFPKACGEQVNEESSNSMQEVKEENSTECLKVIDNEECSVNEEEFPKACGEQVNEESSNSMQEVKEENSTECLKVIDNEECSVNEEEFPKACGEQVNEESSNSMQEVKEENSTECLKVIDNEECSVNEEFPKACGEQVNEESSNSMQEVKEENSTECLKVIDNEECSVNEEEFPKACGEQVNEESSNSMQEVKEENSTECLKVIDNEECSVNEEEFPKACGEQVNEESSNSMQEVKEENSTECLKVIDNEECSVNEEEFPKACGEQVNEESSNSMQEVKEENSTECLKVIDNEECSVNDEEVPKANEGNIQCALTANDTISKMNTKSEVPKTCISDTKALSNMKSSSALKKGEKKISGSRRKTTFKSSSNGFHLKKLLLMVNIWAMVNAATGAAITPQPYKCYTFESLDSKISKFSIKWGMEDICIHNPYANLFTCTKGSFYFIINGYNVKFCNKTNTVEALIMEHGQSRTAIQPSSHEELSDEEFAVLSEHFGCNPPTTTANPFPTTQPETKDHLPMIIAAVVVVILAMVLYVSVCYCRSSGRRVRDQCQCIYIGCQPSTARLGDDQIHRPLRKEEDVTAQKENEWNAMKENAKDNDDVQMAMKVEPLSHKQH from the exons ATGGACTGTGAAAACCGCAACAG CCTTTCTCAGACAGTTGAGAAACTTGAGGAAACCCCAAAGGATATGAAGGCCTTTACCTTTAAGAACACTGGGGAGGAGGGAGACATCAACCATGTGGGAGAAGAGGCAGTAATATTCGAAGACTCAGATGTGGGTAAACCTGATGAAGGCAACAGCAATGAAGGAGATGGAGAACCGCACATAGACAACATCCCTGATGAGATCGGAGAACCTGCAAAGGAACTGGTAGATGTTGTAGCTGGAGAGCCAACTGTTGGGATGGATGCTGAAAAGGATGATGAGTTTGGTGCCTATGTGGGTGAACCagtggaggaggagagcagcaaTTCCATGCAAGCACCTGAAAAGGACAACTCAATTGAAAGTTTGAAACTCACTGACAATGCAGATCACTCCGTAAATGGTGAAGAGATTCAGAAAGCCAATGATAAACcagtggagggggacagcagcaattCCATGCAAGAATTCGAAAAGGAGCCCTCAAATGAATGTTTGAAAGTCACTGACAATGAAAACTGCTCAGTAAATGAAGAAAAGATCCTGAAAGGCTGTGGTGAACCAGTAGAGGAGGACAACGACCAATCCATGCAAGAAGTTAAGGAGGATATATCAAATGAATGTTTGAAAGTCACTGACAATAAATGTTGCTCAGTAAATGAAAAACAGATCTTGAAATCCAGTGGTGAACAAGTGGAGGAGCACAGCAGCAATTCCATGCAACcggttgagaaggacaactcagCTGAATGTGTGAAAGTCACTAACAATGACGATCGCTCAGTAAATGAAGAAGAGTTCCCAAAAGCCTGTGGTGAACCAGTGAATGAGGAGAGCAGCAATTCCTTGCAAGAAGTTAAGGAGGAAAACTCAACTGAATGTTTGAAAGTCATTGACAACGAAGAGTGCTCAGTAAATGAAGAAGAGTTCCCAAAAGCCTGTGGTGAACAAGTGAATGAGGAGAGCAGCAATTCCATGCAAGAAGTTAAGGAGGAAAACTCAACTGAATGTTTGAAAGTCATTGACAACGAAGAGTGCTCAGTAAATGAAGAAGAGTTCCCAAAAGCCTGTGGTGAACAAGTGAATGAGGAGTGCAGCAATTCCATGCAAGAAGTTAAGGAGGAAAACTCAACTGAATGTTTGAAAGTCATTGACAATGAAGAGTGCTCAGTAAATGAAGAGTTCCCAAAAGCCTGTGGTGAACAAGTGAATGAGGAGAGCAGCAATTCCATGCAAGAAGTTAAGGAGGAAAACTCAACTGAATGTTTGAAAGTCATTGACAATGAAGATCGCTCAATAAATGAAGAAGAGTTCCCAAAAGCCTGTGGTGAACAAGTGAATGAGGAGAGCAGCAATTCCATGCAAGAAGTTAAGGAGGAAAACTCAACTGAATGTTTGAAAGTCATTGACAACGAAGAGTGCTCAGTAAATGAAGAAGAGTTCCCAAAAGCCTGTGGTGAACAAGTGAATGAGGAGAGCAGCAATTCCATGCAAGAAGTTAAGGAGGAAAACTCAACTGAATGTTTGAAAGTCATTGACAACGAAGAGTGCTCAGTAAATGAAGAAGAGTTCCCAAAAGCCTGTGGTGAACAAGTGAATGAGGAGAGCAGCAATTCCATGCAAGAAGTTAAGGAGGAAAACTCAACTGAATGTTTGAAAGTCATTGACAACGAAGAGTGCTCAGTAAATGAAGAGTTCCCAAAAGCCTGTGGTGAACAAGTGAATGAGGAGAGCAGCAATTCCATGCAAGAAGTTAAGGAGGAAAACTCAACTGAATGTTTGAAAGTCATTAACAACGAAGAGTGCTCAGTAAATGAAGAAGAGTTCCCAAAAGCCTGTGGTGAACAAGTGAATGAGGAGAGCAGCAATTCCATGCAAGAAGTTAAGGAGGAAAACTCAACTGAATGTTTGAAAGTCATTGACAATGAAGAGTGCTCAGTAAATGAAGAGTTCCCAAAAGCCTGTGGTGAACAAGTGAATGAGGAGAGCAGCAATTCCATGCAAGAAGTTAAGGAGGAAAACTCAACTGAATGTTTGAAAGTCATTGACAACGAAGAGTGCTCAGTAAATGAAGAAGAGTTCCCAAAAGCCTGTGGTGAACAAGTGAATGAGGAGAGCAGCAATTCCATGCAAGAAGTTAAGGAGGAAAACTCAACTGAATGTTTGAAAGTCATTGACAATGAAGATCGCTCAATAAATGAAGAAGAGTTCCCAAAAGCCTGTGGTGAACAAGTGAATGAGGAGAGCAGCAATTCCATGCAAGAAGTTAAGGAGGAAAACTCAACTGAATGTTTGAAAGTCATTGACAACGAAGAGTGCTCAGTAAATGAAGAAGAGTTCCCAAAAGCCTGTGGTGAACAAGTGAATGAGGAGAGCAGCAATTCCATGCAAGAAGTTAAGGAGGAAAACTCAACTGAATGTTTGAAAGTCATTGACAACGAAGAGTGCTCAGTAAATGAAGAAGAGTTCCCAAAAGCCTGTGGTGAACAAGTGAATGAGGAGAGCAGCAATTCCATGCAAGAAGTTAAGGAGGAAAACTCAACTGAATGTTTGAAAGTCATTGACAACGAAGAGTGCTCAGTAAATGAAGAGTTCCCAAAAGCCTGTGGTGAACAAGTGAATGAGGAGAGCAGCAATTCCATGCAAGAAGTTAAGGAGGAAAACTCAACTGAATGTTTGAAAGTCATTGACAACGAAGAGTGCTCAGTAAATGAAGAAGAGTTCCCAAAAGCTTGTGGTGAACAAGTGAATGAGGAGAGCAGCAATTCCATGCAAGAAGTTAAGGAGGAAAACTCAACTGAATGTTTGAAAGTCATTGACAATGAAGAGTGCTCAGTAAATGAAGAAGAGTTCCCAAAAGCCTGTGGTGAACAAGTGAATGAGGAGAGCAGCAATTCCATGCAAGAAGTTAAGGAGGAAAACTCAACTGAATGTTTGAAAGTCATTGACAACGAAGAGTGCTCAGTAAATGAAGAAGAGTTCCCAAAAGCCTGTGGTGAACAAGTGAATGAGGAGAGCAGCAATTCCATGCAAGAAGTTAAGGAGGAAAACTCAACTGAATGTTTGAAAGTCATTGACAACGAAGAGTGCTCAGTAAATGATGAAGAAGTTCCAAAAGCCAATGAAGGCAATATCCAATGTGCTTTGACAGCTAATGATACCATTTCCAAGATGAATACAAAATCGGAAGTCCCCAAGACTTGCATAAGTGATACAAAAGCTTTGTCCAACATGAAATCCAGTAGTGCtttgaaaaagggggaaaaaaagatttCCGGGTCCAGAAGAAAGACTACATTTAAGAGTTCTTCAAATG GATTTCACTTGAAAAAGTTACTACTGATGGTAAATATATGGGCGATGGTAAACGCAGCAACAG gtgcaGCGATTACCCCTCAGCCTTACAAGTGTTATACATTTGAGAGTTTAGACTCTAAAATATCAAAATTTTCTATAAAATGGGGTATGGAGGACATATGTATCCACAATCCTTATGCAAACCTTTTTACTTGCACAAAGGGGTCTTTCTATTTTATAATCAATGGCTACAATGTGAAGTTTTGCAACAAAACAAATACCGTAGAGGCCTTAATTATGGAGCATGGACAGAGCAGAACTGCCATTCAGCCATCGAGTCACG
- the LOC141110361 gene encoding uncharacterized protein isoform X1, with protein sequence MDCENRNSLSQTVEKLEETPKDMKAFTFKNTGEEGDINHVGEEAVIFEDSDVGKPDEGNSNEGDGEPHIDNIPDEIGEPAKELVDVVAGEPTVGMDAEKDDEFGAYVGEPVEEESSNSMQAPEKDNSIESLKLTDNADHSVNGEEIQKANDKPVEGDSSNSMQEFEKEPSNECLKVTDNENCSVNEEKILKGCGEPVEEDNDQSMQEVKEDISNECLKVTDNKCCSVNEKQILKSSGEQVEEHSSNSMQPVEKDNSAECVKVTNNDDRSVNEEEFPKACGEPVNEESSNSLQEVKEENSTECLKVIDNEECSVNEEEFPKACGEQVNEESSNSMQEVKEENSTECLKVIDNEECSVNEEEFPKACGEQVNEECSNSMQEVKEENSTECLKVIDNEECSVNEEFPKACGEQVNEESSNSMQEVKEENSTECLKVIDNEDRSINEEEFPKACGEQVNEESSNSMQEVKEENSTECLKVIDNEECSVNEEEFPKACGEQVNEESSNSMQEVKEENSTECLKVIDNEECSVNEEEFPKACGEQVNEESSNSMQEVKEENSTECLKVIDNEECSVNEEFPKACGEQVNEESSNSMQEVKEENSTECLKVINNEECSVNEEEFPKACGEQVNEESSNSMQEVKEENSTECLKVIDNEECSVNEEFPKACGEQVNEESSNSMQEVKEENSTECLKVIDNEECSVNEEEFPKACGEQVNEESSNSMQEVKEENSTECLKVIDNEDRSINEEEFPKACGEQVNEESSNSMQEVKEENSTECLKVIDNEECSVNEEEFPKACGEQVNEESSNSMQEVKEENSTECLKVIDNEECSVNEEEFPKACGEQVNEESSNSMQEVKEENSTECLKVIDNEECSVNEEFPKACGEQVNEESSNSMQEVKEENSTECLKVIDNEECSVNEEEFPKACGEQVNEESSNSMQEVKEENSTECLKVIDNEECSVNEEEFPKACGEQVNEESSNSMQEVKEENSTECLKVIDNEECSVNEEEFPKACGEQVNEESSNSMQEVKEENSTECLKVIDNEECSVNDEEVPKANEGNIQCALTANDTISKMNTKSEVPKTCISDTKALSNMKSSSALKKGEKKISGSRRKTTFKSSSNEEKSKVEDVKSPEGHTLNIHGDDYDDGSDGGGIEGLRLLGGIIYNSTEENYKSENTRTPEGYMLNMHGNDVGTDGVEDECLRTLSAKMKCILFGFHLKKLLLMVNIWAMVNAATGAAITPQPYKCYTFESLDSKISKFSIKWGMEDICIHNPYANLFTCTKGSFYFIINGYNVKFCNKTNTVEALIMEHGQSRTAIQPSSHEELSDEEFAVLSEHFGCNPPTTTANPFPTTQPETKDHLPMIIAAVVVVILAMVLYVSVCYCRSSGRRVRDQCQCIYIGCQPSTARLGDDQIHRPLRKEEDVTAQKENEWNAMKENAKDNDDVQMAMKVEPLSHKQH encoded by the exons ATGGACTGTGAAAACCGCAACAG CCTTTCTCAGACAGTTGAGAAACTTGAGGAAACCCCAAAGGATATGAAGGCCTTTACCTTTAAGAACACTGGGGAGGAGGGAGACATCAACCATGTGGGAGAAGAGGCAGTAATATTCGAAGACTCAGATGTGGGTAAACCTGATGAAGGCAACAGCAATGAAGGAGATGGAGAACCGCACATAGACAACATCCCTGATGAGATCGGAGAACCTGCAAAGGAACTGGTAGATGTTGTAGCTGGAGAGCCAACTGTTGGGATGGATGCTGAAAAGGATGATGAGTTTGGTGCCTATGTGGGTGAACCagtggaggaggagagcagcaaTTCCATGCAAGCACCTGAAAAGGACAACTCAATTGAAAGTTTGAAACTCACTGACAATGCAGATCACTCCGTAAATGGTGAAGAGATTCAGAAAGCCAATGATAAACcagtggagggggacagcagcaattCCATGCAAGAATTCGAAAAGGAGCCCTCAAATGAATGTTTGAAAGTCACTGACAATGAAAACTGCTCAGTAAATGAAGAAAAGATCCTGAAAGGCTGTGGTGAACCAGTAGAGGAGGACAACGACCAATCCATGCAAGAAGTTAAGGAGGATATATCAAATGAATGTTTGAAAGTCACTGACAATAAATGTTGCTCAGTAAATGAAAAACAGATCTTGAAATCCAGTGGTGAACAAGTGGAGGAGCACAGCAGCAATTCCATGCAACcggttgagaaggacaactcagCTGAATGTGTGAAAGTCACTAACAATGACGATCGCTCAGTAAATGAAGAAGAGTTCCCAAAAGCCTGTGGTGAACCAGTGAATGAGGAGAGCAGCAATTCCTTGCAAGAAGTTAAGGAGGAAAACTCAACTGAATGTTTGAAAGTCATTGACAACGAAGAGTGCTCAGTAAATGAAGAAGAGTTCCCAAAAGCCTGTGGTGAACAAGTGAATGAGGAGAGCAGCAATTCCATGCAAGAAGTTAAGGAGGAAAACTCAACTGAATGTTTGAAAGTCATTGACAACGAAGAGTGCTCAGTAAATGAAGAAGAGTTCCCAAAAGCCTGTGGTGAACAAGTGAATGAGGAGTGCAGCAATTCCATGCAAGAAGTTAAGGAGGAAAACTCAACTGAATGTTTGAAAGTCATTGACAATGAAGAGTGCTCAGTAAATGAAGAGTTCCCAAAAGCCTGTGGTGAACAAGTGAATGAGGAGAGCAGCAATTCCATGCAAGAAGTTAAGGAGGAAAACTCAACTGAATGTTTGAAAGTCATTGACAATGAAGATCGCTCAATAAATGAAGAAGAGTTCCCAAAAGCCTGTGGTGAACAAGTGAATGAGGAGAGCAGCAATTCCATGCAAGAAGTTAAGGAGGAAAACTCAACTGAATGTTTGAAAGTCATTGACAACGAAGAGTGCTCAGTAAATGAAGAAGAGTTCCCAAAAGCCTGTGGTGAACAAGTGAATGAGGAGAGCAGCAATTCCATGCAAGAAGTTAAGGAGGAAAACTCAACTGAATGTTTGAAAGTCATTGACAACGAAGAGTGCTCAGTAAATGAAGAAGAGTTCCCAAAAGCCTGTGGTGAACAAGTGAATGAGGAGAGCAGCAATTCCATGCAAGAAGTTAAGGAGGAAAACTCAACTGAATGTTTGAAAGTCATTGACAACGAAGAGTGCTCAGTAAATGAAGAGTTCCCAAAAGCCTGTGGTGAACAAGTGAATGAGGAGAGCAGCAATTCCATGCAAGAAGTTAAGGAGGAAAACTCAACTGAATGTTTGAAAGTCATTAACAACGAAGAGTGCTCAGTAAATGAAGAAGAGTTCCCAAAAGCCTGTGGTGAACAAGTGAATGAGGAGAGCAGCAATTCCATGCAAGAAGTTAAGGAGGAAAACTCAACTGAATGTTTGAAAGTCATTGACAATGAAGAGTGCTCAGTAAATGAAGAGTTCCCAAAAGCCTGTGGTGAACAAGTGAATGAGGAGAGCAGCAATTCCATGCAAGAAGTTAAGGAGGAAAACTCAACTGAATGTTTGAAAGTCATTGACAACGAAGAGTGCTCAGTAAATGAAGAAGAGTTCCCAAAAGCCTGTGGTGAACAAGTGAATGAGGAGAGCAGCAATTCCATGCAAGAAGTTAAGGAGGAAAACTCAACTGAATGTTTGAAAGTCATTGACAATGAAGATCGCTCAATAAATGAAGAAGAGTTCCCAAAAGCCTGTGGTGAACAAGTGAATGAGGAGAGCAGCAATTCCATGCAAGAAGTTAAGGAGGAAAACTCAACTGAATGTTTGAAAGTCATTGACAACGAAGAGTGCTCAGTAAATGAAGAAGAGTTCCCAAAAGCCTGTGGTGAACAAGTGAATGAGGAGAGCAGCAATTCCATGCAAGAAGTTAAGGAGGAAAACTCAACTGAATGTTTGAAAGTCATTGACAACGAAGAGTGCTCAGTAAATGAAGAAGAGTTCCCAAAAGCCTGTGGTGAACAAGTGAATGAGGAGAGCAGCAATTCCATGCAAGAAGTTAAGGAGGAAAACTCAACTGAATGTTTGAAAGTCATTGACAACGAAGAGTGCTCAGTAAATGAAGAGTTCCCAAAAGCCTGTGGTGAACAAGTGAATGAGGAGAGCAGCAATTCCATGCAAGAAGTTAAGGAGGAAAACTCAACTGAATGTTTGAAAGTCATTGACAACGAAGAGTGCTCAGTAAATGAAGAAGAGTTCCCAAAAGCTTGTGGTGAACAAGTGAATGAGGAGAGCAGCAATTCCATGCAAGAAGTTAAGGAGGAAAACTCAACTGAATGTTTGAAAGTCATTGACAATGAAGAGTGCTCAGTAAATGAAGAAGAGTTCCCAAAAGCCTGTGGTGAACAAGTGAATGAGGAGAGCAGCAATTCCATGCAAGAAGTTAAGGAGGAAAACTCAACTGAATGTTTGAAAGTCATTGACAACGAAGAGTGCTCAGTAAATGAAGAAGAGTTCCCAAAAGCCTGTGGTGAACAAGTGAATGAGGAGAGCAGCAATTCCATGCAAGAAGTTAAGGAGGAAAACTCAACTGAATGTTTGAAAGTCATTGACAACGAAGAGTGCTCAGTAAATGATGAAGAAGTTCCAAAAGCCAATGAAGGCAATATCCAATGTGCTTTGACAGCTAATGATACCATTTCCAAGATGAATACAAAATCGGAAGTCCCCAAGACTTGCATAAGTGATACAAAAGCTTTGTCCAACATGAAATCCAGTAGTGCtttgaaaaagggggaaaaaaagatttCCGGGTCCAGAAGAAAGACTACATTTAAGAGTTCTTCAAATG AGGAAAAGTCCAAAGTCGAAGATGTAAAATCTCCAGAGGGGCATACGCTGAACATACATGGTGATGACTATGATGATGGAAGTGATGGAGGTGGAATCGAAGGTCTTAGATTATTGGGTGGGATTATTTATAATTCAACAGAGGAAAATTATAAATCTGAAAATACAAGAACTCCAGAGGGGTATATGCTGAACATGCATGGCAATGATGTTGGCACTGACGGAGTTGAGGACGAATGTCTTAGAACCCTGAGTGCGAAAATGAAATGTATTCTATTTG GATTTCACTTGAAAAAGTTACTACTGATGGTAAATATATGGGCGATGGTAAACGCAGCAACAG gtgcaGCGATTACCCCTCAGCCTTACAAGTGTTATACATTTGAGAGTTTAGACTCTAAAATATCAAAATTTTCTATAAAATGGGGTATGGAGGACATATGTATCCACAATCCTTATGCAAACCTTTTTACTTGCACAAAGGGGTCTTTCTATTTTATAATCAATGGCTACAATGTGAAGTTTTGCAACAAAACAAATACCGTAGAGGCCTTAATTATGGAGCATGGACAGAGCAGAACTGCCATTCAGCCATCGAGTCACG